The proteins below come from a single Ictalurus punctatus breed USDA103 chromosome 29, Coco_2.0, whole genome shotgun sequence genomic window:
- the smc2 gene encoding structural maintenance of chromosomes protein 2, with protein MYIKSIVLEGFKSYAERTEISGFDPLFNAITGLNGSGKSNILDSICFLLGISNLSQVRASNLQDLVYKNGLAGITKATVSITFDNSNKKQSPLGFETHDEITITRQVVIGGRNKYLINGVNANNMRVQDLFCSVGLNVNNPHFLIMQGRITKVLNMKPPEILAMIEEAAGTRMYECKKISAQKTIEKKDAKLKEIQTILHEEITPAMEKLKEERASYLEYQKLMREIEHLSRLYVAWQFVCAEETKLKSAEDLQLMQSSIGELQSSMQKNAERIRGLGEDIKVLEKSRDKEVAGILKALEETLAEAQRVDTKAQSALDLKKQNLNDETKKRKELVKNMEEDKKVLSAKEGEVAKATERLRAVQEEGRKDAEELEAAQQHFKAVSAGLSANEDGEAATLAGQMMTCKNDASKAETEAKQAQMKLKHAQQELKSKQAQVKNMDSGYKKDQDAFEAVQKCRDELQAELKKLDYEDGREERSIEQKRQLTREVNHLREKHESFMGQFPNLRFEYADPEKNWDRSQVKGLVANLFTVTDVCNATALEVVAGGRLYNVVVDTEVTGKKLLEKGELKRRYTIIPLNKISARTLDAGVVRTAKNIVGKENVHTALSLVGYESELRKAMEYVFGTTLVCDTLDNAKKVAFDKGVSTKTVTLGGDVFDPQGTLTGGARAQTASVLSKLAEVKDVQDKLRAKEAELASVEKELGSLKGTAEKYRRLKQQLDLKTEEAQILETKLQQSSFHKQQEELENLRKTIEESQETLKKTKEVQKKAEEKYKVLENKMKNAEAEREKELKAAQQKLNQAKSRADAFNKRLKERQQEADAVALELEELKREQAGYEQQIQAVDDAMKALQEQISAMTTEVAANKDAVRQAQEQLTQQKEVILAQEREIKGKSEEANRLREHNNDAQLKIKELEHNINKHKKDSADAASRVTRMLAENDWISSERHLFGQPNSAYDFKENSPKEAGQRLKRLEETKDKLERNINRRAMNMLSEAEERYNDLRKKKRIVENDKAKILKTIKELDQKKNEALNVAWQKVNKDFGSIFSTLLPGADARLAPPEGCGVLDGLEFKVALGNTWKDNLTELSGGQRSLVALSLILAMLLFKPAPIYILDEVDAALDLSHTQNIGQMLRTHFTHSQFVVVSLKDGMFTNANVLFKTKFVEGISRVTRTSQTHEGKVLGQRAHDKAKTKDKHQREILAS; from the exons ATGTACATAAAGTCTATCGTTTTAGAGGGCTTTAAGTCCTACGCGGAGAGGACGGAAATTAGCGGCTTTGACCCCCTTTTTAACGCCATCACCGGCCTCAACGGCAGCGGAAAGTCCAACATCCTCGACTCGATCTGCTTCCTCCTCGGCATTTCCAATTTATCACAG GTAAGAGCATCAAATCTCCAAGATTTAGTATACAAAAATGGACTCGCCGGCATCACTAAAGCCACAGTGTCCATCACTTTCGACAACTCGAACAAGAAACAGAGCCCACTCGGGTTTGAGACCCACGACGAGATCACCATCACTAGACAG GTTGTTATAGGCGGGCGGAATAAGTATCTCATCAACGGCGTGAACGCAAACAACATGCGTGTCCAGGATCTCTTCTGCTCCGTCGGGCTGAACGTCAACAATCCACATTTTCTTATAATGCAG ggaAGAATCACCAAAGTCTTGAATATGAAACCCCCTGAG ATTCTGGCCATGATCGAAGAGGCCGCCGGTACCAGGATGTACGAGTGCAAGAAGATCAGCGCTCAGAAAACCATCGAGAAGAAAGATGCCAAACTGAAAGAGATTCAAACG ATCCTGCACGAGGAGATCACCCCTGCCATGGAGAAACTTAAAGAG GAGCGCGCTTCCTACCTGGAGTACCAGAAGCTGATGCGGGAGATCGAGCACCTGAGCCGGCTCTACGTGGCGTGGCAGTTCGTGTGCGCCGAGGAGACCAAGCTGAAGTCGGCCGAGGACCTACAACTGATGCAGAGCTCCATCGGCGAGCTCCAGAGCAGCATGCAGAAGAACGCAGAGCGCATCCGCGGGCTCGGCGAAGACATCAAAGTGCTGGAGAAGAGCAGGGACAAG gaggtggCAGGCATTCTGAAGGCTCTAGAGGAGACTCTTGCTGAGGCACAGCGAGTGGACACAAAAGCTCAGAGTGCTCTTGATCTGAAGAAGCAAAACCTTAACGATGAGACGAAGAAGAGGAAAGAACTTGTTAAAAACATGGAGGAG GACAAGAAGGTGTTGTCAGCGAAAGAAGGCGAGGTGGCGAAGGCGACGGAGCGGCTGAGAGCCGTGCAGGAGGAGGGGCGGAAGGACGCAGAGGAACTGGAGGCGGCCCAACAGCACTTCAAGGCCGTGTCCGCCGGCCTCTCGGCCAACGAGGATGGCGAGGCGGCTACGCTGGCGGGTCAGATGATGACCTGCAAGAACGATGCGAGTAAAGCCGAGACGGAGGCCAAGCAG GCTCAAATGAAGCTAAAGCACGCTCAACAAGAGCTGAAAAGCAAGCAGGCTCAGGTGAAGAACATGGACAGCGGATACAAGAAAGACCAGGACGCCTTCGAGGCCGTGCAGAAATGCAGAGACGAGCTGCAGGCCGAACTCAAGAAACTCGACTAcgaag ACGGCCGAGAAGAGCGTTCGATCGAACAGAAAAGGCAGCTGACCCGTGAAGTCAACCACCTCCGTGAAAAACACGAGTCCTTCATGGGGCAGTTCCCTAACCTGCGCTTCGAATACGC agaTCCCGAGAAAAACTGGGACCGCAGTCAAGTCAAGGGTCTGGTGGCGAACCTCTTCACCGTGACCGACGTGTGTAACGCTACAGCTCTGGAAGTGGTGGCAGGCGGTCGACTCTATAACGTAGTGGTGGACACCGAG GTAACCGGCAAGAAACTTCTGGAAAAGGGTGAACTGAAACGCAGATACACCATCATCCCCCTGAACAAGATCTCCGCGCGAACCCTCGACGCCGGAGTAGTCCGCACCGCAAAAAACATC GTGGGAAAGGAGAACGTTCACACAGCTCTGTCGCTGGTGGGTTACGAGTCGGAGTTGCGCAAGGCCATGGAGTATGTCTTCGGAACCACGCTGGTGTGCGATACTCTGGACAACGCCAAGAAAGTCGCTTTCGATAAAGGCGTCAGCACCAAAACGGTCACGCTCGGCGGAGACGTGTTCGACCCGCAGGGAACACTGACCGGAG GTGCTCGGGCCCAGACAGCCTCTGTGCTTTCTAAGCTGGCGGAGGTGAAAGACGTCCAAGACAAGTTAAGGGCCAAAGAGGCCGAGCTCGCTAGCGTGGAAAAGGAACTCGGCAGCCTGAAGGGAACCGCCGAAAA GTATCGTCGTCTGAAGCAGCAGCTGGACCTGAAAACTGAAGAAGCGCAGATACTGGAAACCAAACTCCAACAAAGCTCTTTCCACAAACAGCAGGAAGAGCTCGAGAACCTCCGCAAGACCattg AGGAAAGCCAGGAGACGCTGAAGAAGACGAAGGAGGTGCAGAAGAAGGCGGAGGAAAAGTACAAAGTCTTGGAGAACAAGATGAAGAATGCCGAGGCGGAGCGGGAGAAAGAGCTGAAAGCCGCGCAGCAGAAACTCAACCAGGCAAAAAGCAGAGCAGACGCCTTCAATAAGAGACTCAAGGAGAGACAACAG gaagctGATGCTGTGGCTTTGGAGCTTGAGGAGCTGAAGCGGGAGCAGGCTGGCTATGAACAGCAGATTCAGGCTGTGGATGACGCAATGAAAGCCTTACAGGAGCAGATCAGCGCAATGACCACTGAGGTTGCAGCCAATAAG GACGCTGTGCGGCAAGCGCAGGAGCAGCTGACCCAGCAGAAAGAGGTGATCCTGGCCCAGGAGCGAGAGATCAAGGGGAAGAGTGAAGAAGCCAACCGGTTAAGAGAACACAACAACGACGCTCAGCTCAAAATCAAAGAGCTGGAACACAACATCAACAAGCACAAGAAGGACAGTGCAGATGCTGCTTCCAGG GTGACCCGCATGCTGGCTGAGAACGACTGGATCTCGTCCGAGCGACACCTCTTCGGTCAGCCCAACTCTGCATACGACTTCAAAGAGAACAGCCCTAAAGAAGCTGGCCAGAGACTAAAGAGACTCGAGGAGACCAAAGACAAGCTGGAGAGAAACATCAACCGCAGAGCCATGAACATGCTCAGCGAGGCTGAGGAACGG TATAACGACctgagaaagaagaagaggatcGTCGAGAACGATAAAGCAAAGATCCTGAAGACGATCAAAGAGTTGGACCAGAAAAAGAACGAGGCGCTCAACGTGGCGTGGCAAAAG GTGAATAAGGATTTCGGATCCATATTCTCCACGCTGTTGCCCGGCGCAGACGCTCGTCTGGCTCCGCCCGAGGGCTGCGGTGTCCTCGATGGCCTCGAGTTTAAGGTCGCCCTTGGAAACACGTGGAAGGATAACTTGACAGAACTGAGTGGAGgccaaag GTCGCTGGTGGCCCTTTCTTTGATTCTGGCCATGCTGCTGTTTAAACCCGCTCCAATCTACATCCTGGACGAAGTGGACGCTGCTCTCGACCTCTCGCACACGCAGAACATCGGGCAGATGCTGCGCACACACTTCACGCACTCCCAG TTTGTGGTCGTGTCACTGAAAGACGGCATGTTCACCAACGCCAACGTTCTGTTTAAGACCAAGTTTGTGGAAGGGATCTCTAGAGTGACGCGCACCTCTCAGACACACGAGGGGAAAGTTCTGGGCCAGCGCGCACATGACAAAGCCAAGACCAAGGATAAACATCAGCGCGAGATTCTCGCCAGCTAA